The proteins below come from a single Vitis vinifera cultivar Pinot Noir 40024 chromosome 9, ASM3070453v1 genomic window:
- the LOC104880380 gene encoding uncharacterized protein LOC104880380 has translation MDSRFLTNTQSRITYFSPSSSNLSYFQQQALQAGMNGVYLTRSEYVRGGVGTSEMIQCEIEKEQIREEIIGAEIARLCMLEAERRREILMNRDSALQMSLGFLTTYDGTSNERLTSLAPSTVGAFNRMHQSSERLSPLAPSSVGVFNRMHEFSEKLSPLAPSAVGVFNRMHEFSEKLSPLAPSAVGVFNRMHEFEFSEKLSPLAPSAVGAFNRMHEFSEKLSPLAPSAVGVFNRMHRFGERFSFGSICSWGLQQDASLWWDV, from the exons ATGGATTCCAGGTTTTTGACAAACACTCAGAGCAGGATAACTTATTTTTCACCTTCATCAAGCAATCTATCCTACTTTCAACAGCAAGCATTGCAAG CTGGAATGAATGGTGTTTATCTTACAAGGAGCGAGTATGTGAGAGGTGGTGTTGGTACAAGCGAAATGATTCAATGTGAGATTGAGAAAGAGCAAATTCGTGAGGAGATAATAGGAGCAGAGATTGCACGGTTGTGCATGTTGGAAGCTGAACGCAGAAGAGAAATACTAATGAATAGAGACTCTGCTCTACAAATGTCACTAGGATTTCTAACGACATATGATGGAACTTCTAATGAAAGGTTAACTTCTTTAGCTCCATCCACAGTTGGGGCCTTCAACAGGATGCATCAATCTAGTGAAAGGTTGTCTCCTTTGGCTCCATCTTCTGTTGGGGTCTTCAACAGGATGCATGAATTTAGTGAAAAGTTGTCTCCTTTGGCTCCATCTGCAGTTGGGGTCTTCAACAGGATGCATGAATTTAGTGAAAAGTTGTCTCCCTTGGCTCCATCTGCAGTTGGGGTTTTCAACAGGATGCATGAATTTGAATTTAGTGAAAAGTTGTCTCCCTTGGCTCCATCTGCAGTTGGGGCCTTCAACAGGATGCACGAATTTAGTGAAAAGTTGTCTCCCTTGGCTCCATCTGCAGTTGGGGTCTTCAACAGGATGCATCGATTTGGTGAAAGATTCTCCTTTGGCTCCATCTGCAGTTGGGGTCTCCAACAGGATGCATCACTTTGGTGGGACGTGTGA
- the LOC132252517 gene encoding uncharacterized protein LOC132252517, with protein MKSIFFGLFFFILCAQALLSSGSESSFKLKNQDFNLSNRLVQGLDVQGVNQTFTGQLGESDDVTRYEKNENLVYSMKAKGKGAFGGANVVHRPRESRNTALRSVNPSLFVTAITACVTLGWFLGWSLASPF; from the exons ATgaagtcaattttttttggtttgttctTCTTCATCTTATGTGCTCAAGCCCTTTTGAGCTCAGGTTCTGAAAGCTCATTCAAGTTAAAGAACCAGGATTTCAATCTCTCGAATCGTCTTGTCCAAGGACTGGATGTTCAAG GTGTGAACCAGACTTTTACTGGGCAGTTAGGCGAGAGTGATGATGTAACAAGATATGAGAAGAATGAAAACTTGGTGTATTCAATGAAGGCGAAAGGGAAGGGAGCTTTTGGTGGTGCAAATGTTGTTCATCGCCCACGAGAGTCTCGCAACACAGCCTTAAGATCAGTAAATCCCTCTCTCTTTGTTACAGCCATTACTGCATGTGTTACCCTTGGTTGGTTCCTGGGTTGGTCCCTTGCTTCCCCCTTCTGA